CCGCTGCGCAACGCCGCAGCACAGGTCCTTGCACACTGCCCGCGGCGACGCGCGCTGCGCGCGCCGCCGGCGACAGCAAGCGACTACGCCAGCGGCGTGGCGACGGTACGCCCGTTCTGCTTGCGCACGATCGCCATCGCGATCTCCAGCGACTGCTCGTAGTTCAGGCGCGGATCGACGCTGGAACGGTAGGCGCGCTCGAGGTCGCGCTCGGTCAGTTCGCGCGCGCCGCCGGTGCACTCGGTGACGTCCTCGCCGGTCAGCTCCAGATGCACGCCGCCCAGGCGGGTCCCGGCCGCGGCATGGATGTCGAACGACTGCTCCACCTCGCCCAGGACGTTCTGGTAGCGGCGGGTCTTGTAGCCGTTGCTGGTGCTCTCGGTGTTGCCGTGCATCGCATCGCACACCCACAGCACGCGGCGGCCGTCGCGCTTCACCGCGTCCAGCAGCGGCGGCAGCTTCTCGGCGATCTGCGCCGCACCCATGCGATGGATGAAGGTCAGTCGGCCCGGTTCGTCTTCCGGATTGAGCACGTCGATCAGGCGCAGCAACTGATCCGGCTGCGCCGACGGCCCGACCTTGATCGCGATCGGATTGCGGATGCCGCGGAAGTACTCCACGTGCGCGCCGTCCAGCGCCGCGGTGCGCATGCCGATCCACGGATAGTGCGTGCTGAGGTTGAACCAGCCCCACTGCCGCGGCACCTCACGGGTCAGCGCTTCCTCGTAGGGCAGCAGCAAGGCCTCGTGCGAGGTGTAGAAATCGACGCGATTGAGGTTGTACAGCTGCGCGCCGGACAGGGTCTCCATGAAGCGCACCGCATCGCCGATCGAGGCCACCATCTTCTGGTAGTCCTCGGCCAGCGGCGAATAGCCGACCCAACTCAGGTTCCAGTATTCGGGGTGGTGCAGGTCGGCGAAGCCGCCGTCGATCAGCGCACGCACGAAGTTCATGGTCATCGCCGAACGCGAGTGCGCAGTGATCATGCGTCGCGGATCCGGCACCCGCGCCTGCGCGGTGAACTCCGGGCCGTTGACCACGTCGCCGCGATAGCTGGGCAGGGTCACGCCGTCGCGGGTCTCGGTATCGGCCGAGCGCGGCTTGGCGTACTGCCCGGCATAGCGGCCGACCCGCACCACCGGCAGGCGCAGGCCGTGCACCAGCACCAGGCTCATCTGCAGCAGCACCTTGAGCCGGTTGGAGATGGTGCCGGATTCGCAATCGTTGAAGTTCTCCGCGCAATCGCCGCCCTGCAGCAGGAAGCGCTTGCCCTCCTGCGCCTCGGCCAGCTGCTTCTTCAGCGCGAAGATCTCCCAGGACGTGACCAGCGGCGGCAAGTGCCGCAGTTCCGCCAGCGCGGCCTCCAGCGCCTGCGGGTCCGGATACACCGGCATCTGCAGCGCCGGCCGCTCACGCCAACTGGCAGGTGACCAGGACGGCGAGGGGGAGGTGGACACGGCGGCGGCGGACAGATTCATGAAAGGACTCCTTGGCAGTGTGCGATGTTCGCAGAGCCGGGGCGCGCCGCATAGCGCCGCACCCCGGTCACGCTGGCAGCGCCAGGACATGAACGGCAAGCAACACCACGATGCCACCATGACTTCCGGCCTACGCCGGCGTTTTTGCGAAAGCACACTGTTATTAAGTAACAATTCCTTCCCCTTCGGTCCGCCTCGCCATGACACCTCGCCCCCTCTCCTCCGCCATCGCCCTGGTCCTGCTGCTCGCCCCCGGCCTCGTCTTCGCCGCGGACGCCACCGACAGCACCGCTGCCGCCGAACCGACCGTCGATCTCGACCCGGTCACCGTCACCGCCAAGCTGGAAGCCGCGCGCAACGCGCTGTCGCCGGACATCGGCAGCAGCCAGTACGCGATCAGCGCCGAGGACATCGCGCGCCTGCCGCTGGGCGCCTCCACACCGCTCAACCAGGTGCTGCTGCAGGCGCCGGGCGTGGTACAGGACTCCTACGGCGGCGTGCACGTGCGCGGCGACCACGCCAACCTGCAGTACCGCATCAACGGCGTGATGATCCCCGAGTCGATCTCCGGCTTCGGCCAGACCCTGGACCCGCGCACGATCAAGAACATCCGCCTGCTCGATGGCGCGTTGCCGGCGCAGTTCGGCGACCGCACCGCGGCAGTGGTCGACATCACCACCAAGAACGGGGTGGAACTGGGCAACGGCGGCAGCGTCGGCATCACCGCCGGCTCCTACGGCACGCTCAACCCCAACGCCTCGTGGTGGGGCAGCGACGGCCGCTTCAGCTGGTTCGCCAGCGGCAACTACCTGCAGAACCGCATCGGCATGGAGAACCCGACCGACAGCGACAACCCGATCCACGACAAGACCCACCAGGGCAAGGGCTTCGCCGACCTCAGCTACCTGCTGAACGAGAACACCCGGCTCAGCCTGCTGGTCGGCTACGCCAACAACCGCTTCCAGATCCCCAACAACCCGGGGCAGACGCCGGCGTTCACCTACCAGGGCACCAATACCTTCGATTCCTCCCAGCTCGACGAGAATCAGCGTGAGAACACCCGCTTCGGCACCCTGGTGCTGCAGGGCGCGCTCGGCGACACCAGCTACCAGCTGTCGGCCGGCCAGCGCTACAGCAGCGTCGCCTTTTCCCCGGACATCGCCGGCGACCTGATCTTCAACGGCATCGCCTCGCAGGTGCAGCGCGCCAACCGCGCCAGCACCCTGCAGGCCGACTTCTCCACGCCGTGGGGCAGCACCCACACCCTGCGCTACGGCGTGTACGGCAACTTCGAACACGCCAACGCCAGCAACAACGCCTATGTGTTCCCGGCCAACGACGACGGCAGCCAGAGCAGCGACGTGCCGCTGTTCATTCCCGACAGCAGCCGCTTCCACGCCAGCACCTACGCGGTCTACCTGCAGGACGAATGGCAGCCGAGCGACGCCTGGACCATCAACTACGGCGTGCGCGGCGACCGCTACAAGGCCTTCGGCACCACCGAGGGCCAGCTCAGCCCGCGCCTGGGCATGGTCTGGCACGCCAGCGACAGCACCACCCTGCACGCCGGCTATGCGCGCTACTTCACCCCGCCGGCCACCGAGCTGATCTCCACCAGCGACATCGCCCTGTACGACGGCACCACCAACCAGCAGTCGCCGAACGGCGCCTCGACCAAGCCGCTGAGCGAGCGCAGCGACTACTACGACCTCGGCATCTCGCAGATGGTCGGCGATCACCTGACCCTGGGCCTGGACACCTACTACCGCAAGGCCGATCGCCTGCAGGACGAAGGCCAGTTCGGCGCCGCCTACGTCTACTCCACCTTCAACTACCGCTACGGCCGCATCCGCGGCGCCGAGTTCAGCGCCGACTACAGCAATGGCCCGATCAACGCCTACTTCAACGCGGCCTACAGCAAGGCCATGGGCAAGCAGGTGATGACCAGCCTGTACAACTTCGACCCGGATGCGCTGGCCTACGCCAACGACCACTGGATCCACCTGGACCACGACCAGAAGCTGACCTCCTCCGGCGGCATCAACTACGCCCTGGCCGACGACAGCCGCATCGGCGCCGACTACCTGTTCGGCAGCGGCCTGCGCACCGACGCCGACGGCGTGCCCAACGGCGGCGAGCTGCCGGCGTACTTCCAGCTCAACCTCAGCGCCGGCCACGACTTCGCCCTGGCCAGCAGCCACCCGCTGCACGCGCAACTGGCGGTGCTCAACGTGCTCGACCGCCACTACCAGTTGCGCGACGGCGGCGGCATCGGCGTATTCGCGCCGCAGTGGGCGCCGCGCCGTGGCGTCTACCTGAGCCTGCAGCAGGACTTCTGAGCAAGTGCCTGACGGCGGCCTGCGGCATGTCGATCGACGTGCCGCAGGGCGCAACACAGTGGACGACGGTGGTTGCGGCGGACTGATGCAGGCGCAGCCACCACCTGGAAGTGGCTCCCGGCCGGTCGAGGGGCCGCCGCCAATCGCCAGGTAAGATGCATCCGGAATATCCGACCAAGACACGTCCAGCAGTACACGAGGCCGCGCGCCGCGTCGTGGCCGTGGGGTCGCCCAGCGGAGGCAGCGCCACACGGCACGCCGATCGCACATGAACCGCCACGACGCATTGCCACGCATCCGTCCAGGCAGGTTTCGCACATGCGCAAGTACCTATTCGCCGCCTTCGCGGCCACCCTCCTCGCCTGCGCTACGCCGTTGCCGGTGCATGCCGATCGCGTCACGGACTTCCGGATGCCGGTGGTCGTGGAAGGCGTCGACTACGATCTCGCCGCGCGCATGTATCGCCCCACGGGCCACGGTCCGTTCCCGCTGATCGTCATCCACCACGGCACGCCTGCGGACAAGCGCAAGCTCGCCGACACCCGCCTTGGCTTCGCCCGCGCCGCGCGCTGGTTCGTCGCCCGCGGCTACATGGTGGTGCTGGCGCTGCGGCCCGGCTACGGCAGCTCCAGCGGCAGCTACCTGGAAGGCGCAGGCAACTGCCACGACGTCGATTTCGTCGTCACCGGGCACAGGATCGCGGCGGCCGAGGCGGCGATCGTCGACGCCGCCGCGCGTCTTCCCGACGTGGACCCGCAGCGCATCGTCGTGGTCGGCCAGTCCGCCGGCGGCCTCGGCGCGGTGGCGCTGGCCGATGCGCCGCCGCCGGGCGTGCGCGGCGTCATCAGCTTCGCTGGCGGGCGCGGCAGCAACGGCAAGGAGGTCATCTGCGCCGGCGAGGACCGCCTGGTCGAGGCGGAGAAGACCCTGGGCGCGGCCAACACGCTGCCGCAGCTGTGGCTGTACGCCGAGAACGATCACTTCTTCCGACGCGAACTGGCGCACCGCATGTATGCCGCCTACCGGGCCGGCTCGACGCCGCCGGTAACCTTCGTCGATCTACCGCCATTCGGCGACGACGGCCACAAGACCTTCGCCCAGGCCGATCCATCGGTGTGGGCCGAACCAGTGGCAGCATTTCTCGCTCAGGTCATGGCGCAGCCCGCAAGCGCGCCTGCACCGGCCAGCGCGCCGCGCTGACGCAGGCCGCATCGCGCGATCAGCGGTGGAGCCGGCGGCCGGACCGTTTGCAGAACGTGGCTGCGCGGCGGCAGGCGCGGGCGGCCCCGGGGGGTTGCCAAAGGGACGGCCCAGCGGCGCCGCCAGAGGCGGCCAGGCCGAGCGATCAGCGCGCAGCCAGGGGCACGCTCAGATCAGCGTGCGCCGCCGGCTCTTGAAGCCCGCATACAGCGCGAACACCGCCAGCAGCACGAAGCAGATCAGGCACCACATCGGCATCGACAGGCCAAGGAAACGCCAGTCGATGTTGCCGCAGTCGCCGGTGCCGGTCAGCACCCGGCGCAGCACCTCGAACGGCCCCATGGTCTCGCGCAGGAAGCTCAGCGGCGGGCCGCAGGACGCCATCGGATCCGGGAACAGTTGCACCGAGACGTGCTTGGTGGAGATGCCGGCGCCCACGAGCGCGGCCAGGAACGCGAGGACGCCGTAGATCTTGCGCCCGCCGGCGCTGCGCGGCCCGTGCAGGGCACCGAGCAGGAACAGCACGCCCAGCGCGGCGAAGGCGATGCGCTGGAAGATACACAGCGGGCACGGCTCGATGCCCAGCTGCAGCTGCACGAAGATCGCATAGCCCAGCAAGCCGGCGCAGACCAGAAAGCCGAGCAGGAACTGCGCGCGGAAACCCCAACGTAACGGATTCATCGGACTAGAACTCGCATCGACGATCCGCGCATTATCCGCGATCGTGCGCTCCATCACCATGCGCTACGGCGCTTTTGCAACCGTTCGCCAGCCCGGCGACAACGGCGCTACCAATCCCGAATCCCGACTCCCAAATCCCCGCCCCAAAAGCAAAAAAGCCCGGACATGCCGGGCTTCTTGCTGCTGCAGGTGCGAACCGATTACTCGGCCACTTCCTCGGCCACGGCCGGGCGGTCGACCAGCTCGACGTACGCCATCGGCGCGTTGTCGCCGGCGCGGAAGCCGCACTTGAGGATGCGCAGGTAGCCACCCGGGCGCGCCTGGTAGCGCGGGCCCAGCGTGGTGAACAGGGTGCCCACCGCTTCCTTGTCGCGCAGGCGCGCGAAGGCCAGGCGGCGGTTGGCGACGTTGTCGACCTTGGCCAGGGTGATAAGCGGCTCGGCGACGCGGCGCAGTTCCTTGGCCTTCGGCAGGGTGGTCTTGATCAGCTCGTGCTTGATCAGCGACGCCGCCATGTTCTTGAACATCGCTTCGCGGTGGGCGCTGGTGCGGCTGAACTTGCGGCCGGATTTCTGGTGACGCATGGGTTGGGATTCCTATGGAAGAGTGGGACTGTTGGAGATCGCTGTCGCCGTCCTGGCGTTGAATGTGGACTGCGGATGGTCCGTGCCGGCCGTCCCTGACCGGGCGACGCCGCGGGCTTGGCGACCCGTCGACGTGGTGATGCGGATGAAGCGAACGACACGCGGCCGATGCCTTGCGGCACCGGCCGGATGCGCAACACTCAGCCGAGCATGCCGTGCTGGGCGACGCCGGCCGGCGGCCAGTTCTCCAGCTTCATACCGAGCGACAGGCCACGCTGGGCCAGCACTTCCTTGATCTCGGTGAGCGACTTCTTGCCCAGGTTCGGGGTCTTGAGCAGCTCCACTTCGGTCTTCTGGATCAGATCGCCGATGTAGTAGATGCTCTCGGCCTTCAGGCAGTTGGCCGAACGCACGGTCAGTTCCAGATCGTCGATCGGACGCAGCAGCACCGGATCCACGCCGTTGCTGGCCGGCTTGGCCGCGCCACGGTCGCGATGGGTGAAGTCGCCGAACACCGACAGCTGGTCGCTGAGGATGTCGGCGGCGGTGCGCACGGCTTCCTCGGCATCGATCGTGCCGTTGGTTTCGATGTCCAGGACCAGCTTGTCCAGGTCGGTACGCTGCTCGACGCGGGCCGACTCGACCGCGTAGGCGACGCGGCGCACCGGCGAGAACGAGGCGTCCAGGACCAGGCGGCCGATGGTGCGGGTCTCTTCGTCCGGACGGCGACGCGCGGCGGCCGGCTGGTAGCCGAAGCCACGCTCGATCTTCAGACGCATGTTGATCGCCGTGTCCTTGGTCAGGTGGCAGATCACGTGGTCGTTGTTGAGGATCTCGACGTTGTGGTCGGTCTTGATGTCGGCGGCAGTGACCGTGCCCGGACCCTGCTTGGACAGCGACAGCGTGGCGCTGTCACCGGTATGCATGCGGATGGCCACGTCCTTGAGGTTCAGCAGGACTTCCAGCACGTCCTCCTGCAGCCCTTCGACCGTGGTGTACTCGTGCAGCACGCCGTCGATCTCGACTTCGGTGATCGCGAAGCCGGGAATCGAGGACAGCAGCACGCGACGCAGGGCGTTGCCCAGCGTATGCCCATACCCGCGCTCCAAGGGCTCGATCACGACCTTGGCGCGGTTGTCGGTAAGGCGTTCGATCTGCGGCCCACGCGGGCGCAGAACCTGGTTGGCGGTAACCGTCATGTTGCGGGTTCTCCTGACGAGCCTCCGTGGACCGGAGGCTCTCCGATGTGATTACTTCGAATACAACTCGACGATCAGCGCTTCGTTGATGTCGGCAGGCAGGTCCGCACGGTCCGGCACGGCCTTGAAGATGCCGCTGAACTTCTTCGAATCGACCTCGACCCACGACGGGTTCAGGTCATGCGTTTCGGCAACGGTCAGCGCTTCCTGCACGCGAAGCTGCTTCTGCGCCTTTTCCGACAGGGCGATCGCGTCGCCGGCCTTGACCTGGTACGAGGC
This genomic stretch from Xanthomonas sacchari harbors:
- the rpoA gene encoding DNA-directed RNA polymerase subunit alpha, which translates into the protein MTVTANQVLRPRGPQIERLTDNRAKVVIEPLERGYGHTLGNALRRVLLSSIPGFAITEVEIDGVLHEYTTVEGLQEDVLEVLLNLKDVAIRMHTGDSATLSLSKQGPGTVTAADIKTDHNVEILNNDHVICHLTKDTAINMRLKIERGFGYQPAAARRRPDEETRTIGRLVLDASFSPVRRVAYAVESARVEQRTDLDKLVLDIETNGTIDAEEAVRTAADILSDQLSVFGDFTHRDRGAAKPASNGVDPVLLRPIDDLELTVRSANCLKAESIYYIGDLIQKTEVELLKTPNLGKKSLTEIKEVLAQRGLSLGMKLENWPPAGVAQHGMLG
- the rplQ gene encoding 50S ribosomal protein L17; amino-acid sequence: MRHQKSGRKFSRTSAHREAMFKNMAASLIKHELIKTTLPKAKELRRVAEPLITLAKVDNVANRRLAFARLRDKEAVGTLFTTLGPRYQARPGGYLRILKCGFRAGDNAPMAYVELVDRPAVAEEVAE
- a CDS encoding disulfide bond formation protein B, yielding MNPLRWGFRAQFLLGFLVCAGLLGYAIFVQLQLGIEPCPLCIFQRIAFAALGVLFLLGALHGPRSAGGRKIYGVLAFLAALVGAGISTKHVSVQLFPDPMASCGPPLSFLRETMGPFEVLRRVLTGTGDCGNIDWRFLGLSMPMWCLICFVLLAVFALYAGFKSRRRTLI
- a CDS encoding class II 3-deoxy-7-phosphoheptulonate synthase; this encodes MNLSAAAVSTSPSPSWSPASWRERPALQMPVYPDPQALEAALAELRHLPPLVTSWEIFALKKQLAEAQEGKRFLLQGGDCAENFNDCESGTISNRLKVLLQMSLVLVHGLRLPVVRVGRYAGQYAKPRSADTETRDGVTLPSYRGDVVNGPEFTAQARVPDPRRMITAHSRSAMTMNFVRALIDGGFADLHHPEYWNLSWVGYSPLAEDYQKMVASIGDAVRFMETLSGAQLYNLNRVDFYTSHEALLLPYEEALTREVPRQWGWFNLSTHYPWIGMRTAALDGAHVEYFRGIRNPIAIKVGPSAQPDQLLRLIDVLNPEDEPGRLTFIHRMGAAQIAEKLPPLLDAVKRDGRRVLWVCDAMHGNTESTSNGYKTRRYQNVLGEVEQSFDIHAAAGTRLGGVHLELTGEDVTECTGGARELTERDLERAYRSSVDPRLNYEQSLEIAMAIVRKQNGRTVATPLA
- a CDS encoding S9 family peptidase; this encodes MRKYLFAAFAATLLACATPLPVHADRVTDFRMPVVVEGVDYDLAARMYRPTGHGPFPLIVIHHGTPADKRKLADTRLGFARAARWFVARGYMVVLALRPGYGSSSGSYLEGAGNCHDVDFVVTGHRIAAAEAAIVDAAARLPDVDPQRIVVVGQSAGGLGAVALADAPPPGVRGVISFAGGRGSNGKEVICAGEDRLVEAEKTLGAANTLPQLWLYAENDHFFRRELAHRMYAAYRAGSTPPVTFVDLPPFGDDGHKTFAQADPSVWAEPVAAFLAQVMAQPASAPAPASAPR
- a CDS encoding TonB-dependent receptor, with the protein product MTPRPLSSAIALVLLLAPGLVFAADATDSTAAAEPTVDLDPVTVTAKLEAARNALSPDIGSSQYAISAEDIARLPLGASTPLNQVLLQAPGVVQDSYGGVHVRGDHANLQYRINGVMIPESISGFGQTLDPRTIKNIRLLDGALPAQFGDRTAAVVDITTKNGVELGNGGSVGITAGSYGTLNPNASWWGSDGRFSWFASGNYLQNRIGMENPTDSDNPIHDKTHQGKGFADLSYLLNENTRLSLLVGYANNRFQIPNNPGQTPAFTYQGTNTFDSSQLDENQRENTRFGTLVLQGALGDTSYQLSAGQRYSSVAFSPDIAGDLIFNGIASQVQRANRASTLQADFSTPWGSTHTLRYGVYGNFEHANASNNAYVFPANDDGSQSSDVPLFIPDSSRFHASTYAVYLQDEWQPSDAWTINYGVRGDRYKAFGTTEGQLSPRLGMVWHASDSTTLHAGYARYFTPPATELISTSDIALYDGTTNQQSPNGASTKPLSERSDYYDLGISQMVGDHLTLGLDTYYRKADRLQDEGQFGAAYVYSTFNYRYGRIRGAEFSADYSNGPINAYFNAAYSKAMGKQVMTSLYNFDPDALAYANDHWIHLDHDQKLTSSGGINYALADDSRIGADYLFGSGLRTDADGVPNGGELPAYFQLNLSAGHDFALASSHPLHAQLAVLNVLDRHYQLRDGGGIGVFAPQWAPRRGVYLSLQQDF